One stretch of Siphonobacter curvatus DNA includes these proteins:
- a CDS encoding SusC/RagA family TonB-linked outer membrane protein: protein MRGKITDDAGTALVGASVVIKGTSQGELTNKNGEYSITIPSGSTDPMLSISFIGYMRREIPIGNQTTINVTLETDNAMLSEVVVVGYGTQRAGDITSSVASVKAENFVKGPVRDAGQLLQGKVAGLTIGTPSGNPTSGSQIVLRGNTTLFGANTDPLIIIDGVPGNLNTVAPEDIESIDVLKDGSAAAIYGVRGTNGVVIITTKRPKAAETNVVEYSGNVSIQSVARKLDLLTAQDYRSQIAAGTRDASWDLGGDTDWLREISRTPVTNIHNLTFRGGSSTTNYIASVNYRYLEGIFKKSDNRTFTGRIDVNHSMFNKKLVLNLSLLSQLNRFTQTADGGTFNGYTYRQAVIRNPTSPVYDSNGNWFEQPGNFNYENPLARLYETDGLTRNADARLIANITYNPIKDLRLNALVSYSRNNNNAGYAETKRHISTVRDNRNGYAAIGSSLNITRLLETTAEYSKQIGLNRFTLLGGYGYQENEFESSFMQNFNFPTDIFSYHNMALGKALAEGKANMGSSKNVTNLISFFSRLSYSYDDRYLLMASVRHEGASQLYGAKRPWGTFLAGSVGWRITNEAFMKNQTIFDDLKLRAGYGVTGNPPSSSFLSQALLGYGGFIYSNGEWVRSLGPVTNPNPNLRWEEKHETNIGLDFSLKKGRISGQVDYYVRRIKGLLYDYQVPSPPNLFTSTRANVGVMENKGLEVLVNFVPVKNKDFEWTTTFLFSTNGNKLVSLSNDLYQTTNDYFTTGGTGEPIQTFTNIVFIGKGIGDFYGFKVVDIDESGKWIYENKNGERVGYNDFGHSFEDKRVLGNGLPKYYGGWNNNLRYKNFDLSVTMRGAFAYQILNFQRMYLENPTIVNYNRLKSSTEKVYGKAVLTAPLEYNSYYIENGDFWKIDNITAGYNFNPKIKNIQRARVFLSTLNTLTITGYKGIDPEVNRSGLSPGNDDRDKYPTTRTLTAGINLTF from the coding sequence GTGCGAGGAAAAATTACGGATGACGCCGGCACTGCTCTGGTCGGAGCGAGTGTGGTCATCAAAGGGACTTCGCAGGGAGAACTCACGAATAAAAACGGCGAATATTCTATCACGATTCCTTCTGGTAGCACCGATCCTATGCTCAGTATTTCGTTCATTGGGTACATGCGTCGAGAAATTCCGATTGGTAATCAGACGACCATCAATGTCACCTTGGAGACCGACAACGCGATGCTTTCGGAAGTCGTAGTGGTTGGCTACGGTACGCAAAGGGCTGGAGATATTACCAGCTCGGTCGCTTCCGTGAAGGCGGAAAATTTCGTGAAGGGTCCGGTCCGGGATGCCGGGCAACTTTTGCAGGGAAAAGTAGCAGGTTTGACAATTGGTACGCCCAGCGGTAACCCAACGTCTGGCTCGCAGATTGTACTACGAGGCAATACGACCCTGTTTGGAGCCAATACCGATCCGCTGATTATTATTGATGGGGTACCGGGAAATCTGAATACCGTAGCTCCGGAAGACATCGAGTCCATTGATGTCCTGAAAGATGGATCGGCCGCGGCTATTTACGGCGTTCGCGGCACAAATGGGGTAGTGATCATCACCACGAAACGACCGAAAGCGGCCGAAACCAACGTGGTCGAGTACAGTGGCAACGTGAGCATCCAGTCCGTGGCCCGCAAGCTTGATTTGTTGACAGCTCAGGACTATCGCAGTCAGATTGCAGCGGGCACCCGGGATGCCTCCTGGGATTTGGGAGGAGATACGGACTGGCTTCGGGAAATCTCCCGAACGCCCGTTACGAACATTCATAACCTGACCTTCCGGGGGGGCAGCAGTACAACCAATTACATTGCCTCCGTCAACTATCGGTACCTCGAAGGGATTTTTAAAAAATCGGATAACCGGACGTTCACGGGGCGAATCGACGTCAACCACAGCATGTTTAACAAAAAGCTGGTGCTGAATCTAAGTCTGTTAAGCCAGCTGAACCGCTTCACGCAAACGGCCGACGGTGGAACCTTCAATGGGTATACCTATCGGCAGGCTGTCATCCGCAACCCAACGTCTCCGGTGTACGACTCGAATGGAAACTGGTTTGAGCAGCCCGGTAACTTCAATTACGAAAACCCACTAGCCCGTTTATACGAAACCGACGGCCTGACCCGCAATGCGGATGCCCGGTTAATTGCCAACATTACGTACAATCCCATCAAGGATTTACGGTTGAATGCTTTAGTTTCTTACAGTCGGAATAACAACAATGCGGGCTATGCGGAAACGAAACGACACATCTCAACCGTCCGGGATAATCGCAATGGATACGCCGCCATTGGAAGCTCGCTCAACATCACCCGATTACTCGAAACAACTGCCGAATACTCGAAGCAAATCGGTCTAAACCGCTTCACGTTGCTGGGTGGCTATGGGTATCAGGAAAATGAGTTTGAAAGCAGTTTTATGCAAAACTTCAATTTCCCGACGGACATATTCAGCTACCACAACATGGCTCTGGGCAAAGCTCTGGCCGAAGGAAAAGCAAACATGGGTTCGAGTAAAAACGTAACCAACCTGATCAGTTTCTTTTCCCGGTTATCGTATAGTTACGATGATCGCTATTTATTGATGGCGAGTGTGCGGCACGAAGGGGCGAGTCAGTTGTACGGAGCCAAACGTCCCTGGGGAACTTTCCTGGCGGGTTCCGTAGGCTGGCGGATTACGAACGAGGCCTTCATGAAAAACCAGACGATTTTCGATGATCTGAAGCTTCGGGCCGGGTACGGCGTGACGGGTAACCCGCCTTCATCCTCGTTTTTAAGTCAAGCCTTGCTAGGGTACGGTGGGTTCATTTACTCAAATGGCGAATGGGTCCGGTCACTGGGGCCGGTCACCAACCCTAACCCGAATCTTCGCTGGGAAGAAAAACATGAGACAAACATTGGATTAGACTTCTCGCTCAAGAAAGGCCGCATTAGCGGACAGGTGGATTATTACGTACGGCGAATCAAAGGCTTGCTTTACGACTACCAGGTGCCCAGTCCGCCCAATCTGTTTACATCTACGCGAGCGAACGTAGGAGTTATGGAAAACAAGGGACTGGAAGTACTGGTCAATTTTGTGCCCGTAAAAAACAAGGATTTCGAGTGGACGACTACGTTTCTGTTTTCCACCAACGGTAACAAACTGGTCAGCTTGTCCAACGACCTGTACCAAACGACCAACGATTATTTCACCACTGGCGGGACCGGCGAACCGATTCAGACATTCACGAACATTGTCTTCATCGGTAAAGGAATTGGTGATTTCTACGGCTTCAAAGTCGTGGACATCGACGAAAGCGGGAAGTGGATTTACGAAAACAAAAACGGTGAGCGGGTAGGCTACAACGACTTTGGCCATTCGTTCGAAGACAAACGGGTACTGGGCAATGGTCTGCCGAAATACTACGGTGGCTGGAATAACAACCTGCGGTACAAAAACTTCGATTTATCAGTTACGATGCGGGGAGCCTTTGCTTACCAGATTCTGAATTTCCAACGGATGTACCTGGAAAATCCAACGATCGTCAACTACAACCGATTGAAATCATCGACTGAAAAAGTGTACGGAAAAGCAGTCCTGACGGCTCCGCTCGAATACAACAGCTACTACATCGAAAACGGGGATTTCTGGAAGATTGACAACATTACCGCGGGCTATAATTTCAATCCCAAGATTAAAAACATCCAGCGAGCCCGTGTATTTCTTTCTACGCTGAATACGCTCACCATTACGGGTTACAAGGGAATTGATCCCGAAGTAAACCGGAGCGGATTAAGCCCTGGCAACGACGACCGCGATAAATATCCGACGACCCGGACGCTCACCGCTGGTATCAATTTAACATTCTAA
- a CDS encoding RagB/SusD family nutrient uptake outer membrane protein codes for MKKIFIPKLLASLFVIGTLPGCTDLKDEAYTTIIASKFNPTQNDIAAITGAAYSNWRFVMLDWDGYWRAQELSADQEVIPGRPNGWVDGGVYRRIHEHKWTSEEGIVRNTWTRTYAGITNCNRIIYQIESNLIPVGESKNAVLAELKVLRASYYYILLDMFGNVPLVTQFDLPEGFLPKQSTRKEIYDFVVKEIESNIALLSTKNDVSTYGKFNQWAAYTLLAKVYLNAEVYAGTPQWQKAADAADKVIASGLFTLESNQKNVFLTENQNSKEIVWAFPLDEKYTNNWNAFDLHMQSLSPENQATYNLRSAPWGGMSAIPQFISSFDKDDVRMKQNWIQGPQYSSSGVPLICTMGAFKDKPLNYINEVPSIAGAESVHGYRLGKFEIKLGAEVQLSNDFPIFRYADVLFIKAESLLRLGRADEAATLVTQVRKRAFPSNPDKAVVTGAQLRGGSTYAYGRRDTAQSTQEGGDDITYGRFLDELGWEFDQEGRRRQDLIRFGVFAKKSWLSHSATNDLRKNLFPIPVVEMNKNSNLQQNPGY; via the coding sequence ATGAAAAAGATATTCATACCTAAACTGCTGGCTTCTTTGTTCGTCATCGGAACGCTTCCGGGGTGTACAGACCTAAAGGACGAAGCCTACACCACCATTATTGCCAGTAAATTCAATCCTACCCAAAATGACATCGCGGCCATCACCGGAGCGGCGTATTCAAACTGGCGGTTTGTTATGCTCGACTGGGACGGTTACTGGCGGGCTCAGGAATTGAGTGCCGATCAGGAAGTCATACCGGGAAGGCCTAATGGCTGGGTTGATGGAGGCGTCTACCGCCGGATCCATGAACACAAATGGACGTCAGAAGAAGGCATTGTCAGAAACACCTGGACCCGGACGTATGCGGGCATCACGAACTGCAATCGGATCATTTATCAGATTGAATCAAACCTGATTCCGGTAGGCGAAAGCAAAAATGCCGTCTTAGCCGAATTGAAAGTGTTGCGGGCATCTTATTACTACATCCTGCTGGATATGTTTGGCAACGTACCCCTGGTGACGCAGTTCGATTTACCGGAAGGATTCTTACCGAAACAAAGCACCCGGAAGGAAATATACGACTTTGTGGTGAAGGAAATTGAGTCAAACATTGCCCTATTAAGTACGAAAAACGACGTTTCCACGTACGGCAAATTCAACCAGTGGGCTGCTTATACGCTGCTGGCCAAAGTGTACCTGAACGCGGAAGTGTATGCCGGTACGCCCCAATGGCAAAAAGCAGCCGACGCGGCCGACAAGGTGATCGCTTCCGGGTTATTTACTCTGGAGAGCAACCAGAAAAATGTATTTCTTACCGAAAACCAAAATTCCAAAGAGATTGTCTGGGCCTTTCCGCTGGATGAAAAATACACCAACAACTGGAATGCTTTTGATCTGCACATGCAAAGCCTCTCGCCCGAAAATCAGGCGACGTATAATCTGAGAAGTGCACCCTGGGGTGGCATGAGTGCCATTCCCCAATTCATTAGCTCCTTCGACAAAGATGATGTGCGGATGAAACAGAACTGGATCCAGGGACCGCAGTATTCTTCGAGTGGCGTACCCTTGATCTGTACAATGGGGGCCTTTAAGGATAAGCCCCTCAACTACATCAACGAGGTGCCCAGTATTGCCGGAGCCGAATCCGTACACGGCTACAGGTTGGGTAAATTTGAAATCAAGCTGGGTGCCGAGGTGCAGCTCAGTAATGATTTTCCCATCTTTCGTTACGCGGACGTACTCTTTATTAAAGCCGAAAGCCTGCTTCGGTTAGGCCGGGCCGACGAGGCGGCTACCCTGGTGACGCAGGTCAGAAAACGGGCCTTCCCCAGTAATCCGGACAAGGCAGTGGTGACGGGAGCCCAACTGCGGGGCGGAAGTACGTATGCTTACGGAAGAAGGGACACGGCCCAGAGTACGCAGGAAGGCGGCGATGATATAACCTATGGCCGTTTTCTGGACGAACTGGGGTGGGAGTTTGACCAGGAAGGTCGCCGCCGGCAGGATCTGATTCGGTTTGGCGTGTTCGCTAAAAAATCCTGGTTGTCCCACAGTGCTACCAACGACCTCAGGAAAAACCTTTTCCCCATTCCGGTGGTGGAAATGAACAAAAATTCCAATCTGCAACAAAATCCAGGTTACTAA
- a CDS encoding UDP-glucuronic acid decarboxylase family protein, whose translation MKRVLITGAAGFLGSHLCDRFIKEGYYVIGMDNLVTGDLKNIEHLRSLPTFEFIHHDVSNYIDVPGELDYILHFASPASPIDYLKIPIQTLKVGSLGTHNCLGLAKAKGARILVASTSEVYGDPLVHPQTEDYWGHVNPIGPRGVYDEAKRFQEAITMAYHRYHGVETRIIRIFNTYGPRMRLNDGRVLPAFIGQALRGEDLTVFGDGSQTRSFCYVDDLVEGIYRLLMSDYAEPVNIGNPVEITIKQFGEEIIKLTGTKQQLVLKPLPQDDPKQRRPDITRAQQILGWEPQVTREEGLRRTYEYFKSLPEEELYKAANYRFGTPYQEGSHTVSK comes from the coding sequence ATGAAACGTGTACTAATCACCGGAGCAGCCGGTTTCCTCGGATCTCACTTGTGCGATCGGTTTATCAAAGAGGGTTACTATGTCATTGGGATGGATAACCTGGTAACGGGCGATCTCAAGAACATCGAGCACCTTCGATCCCTTCCTACGTTTGAATTCATCCATCACGATGTATCCAATTACATCGATGTACCGGGTGAACTGGATTATATCCTGCACTTTGCCAGTCCGGCCAGTCCGATTGACTACCTGAAAATTCCGATTCAAACGCTGAAAGTAGGTTCACTGGGCACGCACAACTGTCTGGGACTGGCCAAAGCTAAAGGTGCCCGTATTCTGGTGGCATCAACTTCGGAAGTATACGGTGACCCGCTGGTACACCCGCAGACGGAAGATTACTGGGGTCACGTAAACCCCATCGGTCCTCGCGGTGTATACGACGAAGCTAAGCGTTTTCAGGAGGCCATCACCATGGCTTACCACCGATACCACGGTGTAGAAACGCGGATCATTCGTATTTTCAATACCTACGGACCCCGGATGCGACTAAACGACGGTCGCGTATTGCCCGCCTTCATTGGTCAGGCTCTGCGGGGTGAAGACCTGACGGTATTCGGCGATGGTTCACAAACTCGCTCGTTCTGTTACGTGGACGATTTAGTAGAAGGAATTTATCGCTTGCTGATGAGCGATTACGCCGAGCCCGTGAACATCGGTAACCCGGTTGAAATTACCATCAAGCAATTTGGTGAAGAAATCATCAAGCTAACGGGTACCAAACAACAACTGGTCTTAAAGCCCCTACCGCAGGATGATCCCAAGCAGCGTCGTCCGGACATTACCCGGGCTCAGCAAATCCTGGGCTGGGAGCCGCAGGTGACCCGCGAAGAAGGATTGCGTCGTACGTACGAATACTTCAAAAGCCTGCCCGAAGAAGAACTCTATAAAGCAGCCAACTACCGTTTCGGTACGCCTTATCAGGAAGGCAGCCACACGGTAAGCAAATAA
- a CDS encoding DNA polymerase III subunit psi: MMNSSPDPVFLQQLFSDEQLFLIPSEHVPATPVAEPLQTVPQTAVAVAAIPVEAPQPIPEVQKPALPIPTPVVVPPTEKTAPVQTPEPTPLRFQHQLLVLTDNPSEKDLDLLQNILKSVGLSLESVDLLDVSQTLLSQYQSLLSSKAVHHVLSFGVPLKKMGIQVFLMPYQIRPVEEINFVMVDHLKDLHEDKAKKKALWTVLKQLFTA; this comes from the coding sequence ATGATGAACAGTTCACCTGACCCGGTATTCCTGCAACAGCTTTTTTCCGACGAACAACTTTTTTTAATTCCGTCGGAACACGTTCCAGCTACGCCGGTAGCTGAACCCCTTCAGACGGTACCACAAACAGCCGTTGCGGTAGCTGCTATTCCCGTCGAAGCTCCCCAGCCGATCCCAGAGGTACAGAAACCTGCTCTACCAATCCCTACACCCGTGGTGGTACCGCCCACCGAAAAAACAGCTCCGGTTCAAACGCCGGAACCTACGCCCCTGCGTTTCCAGCACCAACTCCTAGTACTCACGGACAATCCGAGTGAGAAGGACCTCGATTTACTGCAGAACATTCTTAAATCCGTTGGGCTTTCACTGGAATCCGTCGATTTACTGGATGTTTCACAAACGCTGCTGTCCCAGTACCAGTCTTTGCTGAGTAGCAAGGCGGTTCATCACGTGCTTAGTTTCGGTGTGCCACTCAAAAAAATGGGCATTCAGGTATTTCTGATGCCGTACCAGATACGCCCCGTTGAAGAGATCAACTTCGTTATGGTTGATCATCTGAAAGATTTGCACGAAGACAAGGCCAAGAAAAAAGCCTTGTGGACGGTACTCAAACAGCTCTTTACGGCATAA
- a CDS encoding agmatine deiminase family protein yields the protein MTPKEQGFFFPAEWHPHRATWLTFPHNDHSWQGDKLARMRPQYIQFIKAIAQGEKVCINANSEALKTQIIGWLIEAGVDLNQIEFLINPTNDAWCRDHGPAFLINPETKQRQIVNWGYNAWGGKYPPYSDDDALPVKIATYLDLPYVSPGVIMEGGSVEFNGAGTVLTSKSCLLNPNRNPHLSQGQIEKYLCDYYGMNQVLWVEDGIVGDDTDGHIDDTTRFVNEDTVVACVETDQNDENFEVLNTNLQMLKEMRLLNGKQLNIIELPMPKPVYINDFRTPGSYANFLICNAGVIVPVFDNPNDQRAIDILEQAFPDRKVIPLLANEIIWGQGSFHCLSQQEPLI from the coding sequence ATGACACCTAAAGAACAAGGTTTTTTCTTTCCTGCCGAGTGGCACCCGCACCGGGCTACCTGGCTTACGTTTCCGCATAATGACCATTCCTGGCAGGGCGACAAACTCGCCCGTATGCGTCCGCAGTACATCCAATTCATTAAGGCTATCGCACAGGGTGAAAAAGTTTGTATTAACGCCAATAGTGAAGCCCTTAAAACGCAGATTATCGGTTGGTTAATCGAGGCTGGCGTTGATCTTAACCAGATTGAATTTTTGATTAATCCTACGAACGACGCCTGGTGCCGCGACCACGGTCCGGCATTTCTGATTAACCCCGAAACCAAACAACGCCAGATTGTAAACTGGGGCTATAACGCTTGGGGAGGCAAATATCCGCCGTATTCGGATGATGATGCACTGCCCGTTAAAATTGCTACCTATCTGGATTTGCCTTACGTATCACCGGGCGTCATCATGGAAGGTGGATCGGTTGAATTTAACGGAGCGGGAACGGTATTAACGTCTAAATCCTGCTTACTAAACCCGAACCGAAACCCCCATTTATCGCAGGGGCAGATCGAAAAATACCTGTGCGATTATTACGGAATGAATCAGGTGTTATGGGTGGAAGACGGCATCGTTGGGGATGATACGGACGGTCACATTGATGATACCACTCGTTTCGTAAACGAAGATACGGTTGTAGCTTGCGTAGAAACGGATCAGAATGATGAGAACTTTGAAGTGTTGAATACCAATCTTCAAATGCTCAAAGAAATGCGATTGCTGAATGGCAAGCAGCTGAATATCATCGAACTGCCCATGCCTAAACCGGTGTACATCAATGATTTCCGTACGCCGGGCAGTTACGCCAATTTCCTGATTTGTAACGCGGGCGTCATTGTGCCGGTATTCGACAATCCCAATGACCAGCGGGCGATTGATATTCTGGAGCAGGCATTTCCCGACCGTAAAGTCATTCCTTTGTTGGCCAATGAAATCATTTGGGGGCAGGGAAGTTTCCACTGCCTGAGCCAGCAGGAACCCTTAATCTAA
- a CDS encoding n-acetylglutamate synthase, translating into MIDYNNRQFRTVTNTENGEVSGETRFQYHQEENLIWAEYAGGSVRKGSIIGTVDAQGHIDMVYQHLNTTGELRTGRCHSIPEIQENGKIRLHETWQWTSGDASSGTSIIEEC; encoded by the coding sequence ATGATTGATTACAATAATCGGCAGTTTCGTACTGTGACTAATACCGAAAATGGCGAAGTTAGTGGCGAAACCCGTTTTCAGTACCATCAGGAAGAAAACCTGATTTGGGCTGAGTATGCCGGAGGATCGGTGCGTAAGGGTTCCATTATTGGAACGGTGGACGCCCAGGGCCATATTGACATGGTCTACCAACACCTCAATACGACGGGTGAACTGCGTACGGGTCGCTGTCATTCCATACCGGAAATTCAGGAAAATGGGAAGATTCGGCTGCACGAAACCTGGCAATGGACTTCCGGCGATGCCTCTTCCGGTACTTCGATTATTGAAGAATGCTAA
- a CDS encoding peptidylprolyl isomerase, producing the protein MYKSLRWIAFLSCFLDFTAYAQQSTDPVLMTIGPKKVTVSEFMYHYKKNPVGADSLNENASLREYLPLFINYKLKVLAGESLGLDTTEAFREELAGYRKVSAQSFITDKNVTEALVKEAYERMKEEINASHILLEVASNASPDDTLRVYNQAISIRERILKGESFEELAKQFSKDPYAARNGGTLGWFTGLQMVYPFETAAYQTKKGDISMPVRTKFGYHLIRVNDRRTSQGNVQVAHLFVRVDPNATDAEKMTAKTKIEEAYGELQRGVPFEAVVKQFSEDASTKSAGGVMQPFGTGKMLPPFEEAAFALKKENAYSAPFQTQYGWHILKLVKRIPLLDYAEVGGYLRTKVQSDDRSNVSKSAVLRRVKQENKYEENKTAMAAALEKANPLLKDGKWQAPADANLNGQLLFRIGSQVYRVSDFYNYVQQNQRPQAGASPQSLMQSLLNAFIEEKNLEYEEQHLEAKNEDFRDLIQEYHDGMLLFQMLDEKVQGRSLTDTTGQRQFYEQNRNKYQLPPRVKATVLDAASRPILDLALKSLAKKPYALSRKVTDLTFPKGQTKLTEGQREQLFDLIVILTKNYDYQVEISGHADASEADSCSAGRLRSVVNELVKRGNISATRIVEVDESKFKPVSTTNRDKNRRVSFALFTNAPVDVVRQFNTQKADNLIYQEGFFQKGENKFVDAVSWKVGKQTVEKSGRVVQIDIQAVDNARTKTLNEARGQVINDYQVYLEKDWVESLKKQFPVQVNENELKKLK; encoded by the coding sequence ATGTATAAATCACTTCGGTGGATCGCTTTCTTGTCTTGCTTTCTGGATTTTACTGCGTACGCTCAACAATCCACTGACCCGGTATTGATGACCATCGGTCCCAAAAAAGTGACGGTGAGCGAGTTCATGTATCATTACAAGAAAAACCCCGTCGGGGCCGATAGCCTCAATGAAAACGCCAGCCTACGGGAGTATCTGCCTTTGTTTATCAACTATAAACTGAAAGTACTGGCCGGCGAAAGCCTGGGCCTGGATACGACCGAGGCGTTCAGGGAAGAATTGGCTGGATACCGCAAAGTATCGGCCCAGTCGTTTATTACGGATAAAAACGTGACGGAAGCTCTGGTTAAAGAGGCTTACGAACGAATGAAAGAGGAAATCAATGCCTCGCATATTCTGTTAGAAGTGGCTTCAAATGCTTCCCCTGACGATACCCTACGCGTGTACAACCAGGCTATAAGCATTCGGGAACGCATCCTGAAAGGAGAGTCGTTTGAAGAACTGGCTAAACAGTTTTCGAAAGATCCTTATGCTGCCCGAAACGGGGGAACGCTGGGCTGGTTCACGGGATTACAAATGGTGTATCCTTTCGAAACGGCGGCGTATCAAACCAAGAAAGGCGACATTTCCATGCCCGTACGGACCAAGTTCGGTTATCACCTCATCCGGGTCAATGACCGACGGACTAGTCAGGGAAATGTACAGGTAGCCCATCTGTTCGTACGCGTTGATCCTAATGCAACGGACGCTGAAAAAATGACGGCCAAAACGAAAATTGAAGAAGCGTACGGTGAACTGCAACGTGGCGTGCCGTTTGAAGCCGTAGTCAAGCAGTTTTCGGAAGATGCCAGTACCAAAAGTGCGGGCGGGGTAATGCAGCCGTTCGGAACGGGAAAGATGCTCCCTCCCTTTGAAGAAGCAGCGTTTGCTCTGAAAAAGGAAAATGCGTATTCCGCTCCGTTTCAAACGCAGTACGGCTGGCATATCCTCAAGTTAGTGAAACGGATTCCTTTGCTCGATTACGCGGAAGTAGGAGGGTACCTGCGGACGAAAGTACAGTCGGATGATCGCTCGAACGTAAGCAAATCGGCCGTACTTCGCCGGGTGAAGCAGGAAAATAAATACGAAGAAAATAAAACGGCCATGGCGGCGGCTCTTGAAAAAGCCAACCCCCTGCTGAAAGACGGCAAATGGCAAGCTCCCGCCGATGCGAATCTCAATGGGCAGCTGCTGTTCCGCATTGGTTCCCAAGTGTATCGGGTGAGCGACTTTTACAATTACGTCCAACAAAATCAGCGTCCACAGGCTGGGGCTTCGCCCCAAAGCCTCATGCAGAGCTTACTGAACGCCTTCATTGAGGAGAAGAATCTGGAGTACGAAGAGCAGCACCTAGAAGCAAAGAATGAAGATTTCAGGGATTTGATTCAGGAGTACCATGACGGTATGTTGTTGTTCCAGATGCTCGATGAAAAAGTCCAGGGTCGATCACTAACCGATACGACGGGTCAACGGCAATTTTACGAGCAGAATCGTAATAAATATCAGTTACCTCCGCGTGTCAAAGCAACCGTACTGGATGCAGCTTCACGGCCCATTCTGGACCTGGCATTGAAATCACTGGCAAAAAAACCGTATGCTCTCAGCCGAAAAGTAACGGATCTGACGTTTCCTAAAGGACAAACCAAATTAACGGAAGGACAACGCGAGCAACTTTTTGACTTAATTGTCATCTTAACGAAGAACTACGACTATCAGGTGGAAATCAGCGGTCACGCCGATGCCTCTGAAGCGGATTCCTGCTCGGCGGGACGTTTACGAAGCGTAGTAAATGAATTAGTGAAACGCGGGAATATTTCGGCAACGCGGATTGTTGAAGTAGACGAAAGCAAGTTCAAACCCGTTTCCACGACAAATCGTGATAAAAACCGTCGGGTGTCATTCGCTCTCTTTACCAATGCTCCCGTTGACGTAGTACGGCAGTTTAACACGCAGAAAGCCGATAACCTGATCTATCAGGAAGGCTTTTTCCAGAAAGGCGAAAACAAATTTGTTGATGCCGTAAGCTGGAAAGTAGGCAAGCAAACCGTAGAAAAAAGCGGTCGGGTAGTGCAGATTGATATTCAGGCCGTAGACAACGCCCGTACGAAAACGTTGAACGAAGCCCGGGGGCAAGTTATCAACGATTATCAGGTCTATCTGGAAAAAGACTGGGTGGAGTCGCTGAAAAAGCAATTCCCCGTGCAGGTGAATGAAAATGAATTGAAAAAGTTAAAATAG